In the Aromatoleum bremense genome, one interval contains:
- a CDS encoding RidA family protein — protein MSRSIVSTPNAPAAIGTYSQAVKTGSTVYCSGQIGLDPATMQMVEGFEAQTVRVFENLKAVAEAAGGSLADATRLTIYLTDLANFAKVNEVMARYFAEPYPARAAVGVKELPKGALVEADAILVLG, from the coding sequence ATGAGCCGCAGCATCGTTTCGACCCCCAACGCCCCCGCAGCGATCGGCACCTATTCGCAGGCCGTCAAGACCGGCAGCACCGTCTACTGCTCTGGCCAGATCGGCCTCGACCCGGCGACGATGCAGATGGTCGAGGGCTTCGAAGCGCAGACCGTGCGCGTGTTCGAGAACCTCAAGGCGGTCGCCGAAGCGGCCGGCGGCTCGCTCGCCGACGCGACGCGGCTGACGATCTACCTCACCGACCTCGCGAACTTCGCCAAGGTGAACGAAGTGATGGCGCGCTACTTCGCCGAACCGTACCCGGCCCGGGCCGCGGTCGGCGTGAAGGAATTGCCGAAAGGCGCGCTCGTCGAGGCCGACGCGATACTGGTGCTTGGCTGA
- the recG gene encoding ATP-dependent DNA helicase RecG has product MAGWAGVGPQLAGRLARLDLRRPQDLVLHLPLRYEDETRVTPIAAARGGTAVQIEGEVVSSEIVLRPRRQLIARVRDASGMLVARWLNFYPSQQKQIAAGRRVRLFGEVRGGFFGDEMVHPRLHAVDDGEPLPQALTPIYPTTAGLAQSALRKLVARALHAVPLDEYLPEAVLAGLGLPGFADAVRTLHHPPPDVDAAALEDRDHPAWRRIKFEELLVQQLSLRRAYNARRTHRAPALQATGRLCDALLARLPFRLTGAQARAVAAIAHDLAVPHPMQRLLQGDVGSGKTIVAALAMLQAAENGFQAVLMAPTEILAEQHWKKLAAWLEPLGVDIAWLSGGRRRRERDAELARLASGKVLLAVGTHALIEDPVLLPRLGLAIVDEQHRFGVRQRLALRDKGAGGSHPHMLMMSATPIPRTLAMSYYADLDVTVLDELPPGRTPILTKLVSDLRRDQVVARVRDACLAGRQAYWVCPLIEESEALQLKTALETFDTLTAALPELRIGLVHGRLKGEEKSATMAAFAAGELHLLVATTVIEVGVDVPNASLMVIEHAERFGLAQLHQLRGRVGRGTAESVCILLFAQPLSENGRARLKVIYEHSDGFAIAREDLHIRGPGEFVGARQSGTPLLRYADLERDAELLGPARSLAEHLLDEAPQTAARVMERWLGGREGLLRA; this is encoded by the coding sequence CTGGCCGGATGGGCCGGCGTCGGTCCGCAACTGGCCGGCCGGCTCGCAAGGCTCGATCTGCGCCGGCCGCAGGACCTGGTGTTGCACCTGCCGCTGCGCTACGAGGACGAGACCCGGGTGACGCCGATCGCTGCGGCGCGAGGCGGCACCGCGGTGCAGATCGAAGGCGAGGTCGTATCGAGCGAGATCGTGCTGCGGCCGCGCCGCCAGCTCATCGCCCGCGTTCGCGATGCGTCCGGCATGCTCGTCGCGCGCTGGCTCAATTTCTACCCGTCGCAGCAGAAGCAGATCGCCGCCGGCCGCCGCGTGCGCCTGTTCGGTGAAGTGCGCGGCGGTTTCTTCGGCGACGAGATGGTGCACCCGCGGCTGCATGCCGTCGATGACGGCGAGCCGCTGCCGCAGGCGCTGACGCCGATTTACCCGACCACCGCCGGGCTCGCGCAGTCGGCGCTGCGCAAGCTCGTCGCCCGCGCGCTGCACGCCGTCCCGCTCGACGAGTACCTGCCCGAGGCGGTGCTCGCCGGGCTCGGGCTGCCCGGCTTCGCCGACGCGGTGCGCACGCTGCACCACCCGCCGCCGGACGTCGACGCGGCCGCGCTCGAAGATCGCGACCACCCGGCGTGGCGGCGCATCAAGTTCGAGGAACTGCTGGTCCAGCAGCTGTCGCTGCGCCGCGCGTACAACGCCCGCCGCACGCATCGCGCGCCGGCCCTGCAGGCCACCGGTCGTCTCTGCGATGCGCTGCTCGCCCGGCTGCCGTTCCGTCTCACCGGCGCGCAGGCCCGCGCGGTCGCCGCGATCGCGCACGACCTCGCCGTGCCACACCCGATGCAGCGCCTGCTGCAGGGCGACGTCGGCAGCGGCAAGACGATCGTCGCCGCGCTGGCGATGCTGCAGGCCGCCGAAAACGGGTTCCAGGCGGTGCTGATGGCGCCCACCGAGATCCTCGCCGAACAGCACTGGAAAAAACTCGCCGCGTGGCTCGAACCGCTCGGCGTCGACATCGCGTGGCTGTCGGGCGGCCGCCGGAGGCGCGAACGCGACGCCGAGCTCGCGCGTCTTGCGAGCGGCAAAGTGCTGCTTGCGGTCGGCACCCACGCGCTGATCGAGGACCCGGTGCTGCTGCCGCGGCTCGGCCTCGCGATCGTCGACGAGCAGCACCGCTTCGGCGTGCGCCAGCGCCTCGCGCTGCGCGACAAGGGCGCGGGCGGCAGCCATCCGCACATGCTGATGATGTCGGCAACGCCGATTCCGCGCACGCTGGCGATGAGCTACTACGCCGATCTCGACGTCACCGTGCTCGACGAGCTGCCGCCGGGGCGCACGCCGATCCTCACCAAGCTCGTGTCCGACCTGCGCCGCGACCAGGTCGTCGCCCGCGTGCGCGACGCGTGTCTGGCCGGGCGCCAGGCGTACTGGGTGTGTCCGCTGATCGAGGAGTCGGAGGCGCTGCAGCTGAAGACCGCGCTCGAGACGTTCGACACCCTCACCGCCGCGCTGCCGGAGCTGAGAATCGGCCTCGTCCATGGGCGCCTCAAGGGCGAAGAAAAATCAGCGACGATGGCCGCGTTCGCTGCGGGCGAGCTGCATCTGCTGGTCGCGACGACGGTCATCGAAGTCGGCGTCGATGTGCCGAACGCGAGCCTGATGGTCATCGAGCACGCCGAGCGCTTCGGTCTCGCGCAGCTGCACCAGCTGCGCGGCCGCGTCGGGCGCGGCACCGCCGAGTCCGTGTGCATCCTGCTGTTCGCGCAGCCGCTGTCGGAAAACGGCCGTGCGCGCCTGAAGGTGATCTATGAACACAGCGACGGCTTCGCGATCGCACGCGAGGATCTGCACATCCGCGGCCCGGGCGAATTCGTCGGTGCCCGCCAGAGCGGCACGCCGCTGCTGCGCTACGCCGACCTCGAACGCGACGCGGAGCTGCTCGGGCCGGCACGCTCGCTCGCCGAACATCTGCTCGATGAAGCGCCGCAGACAGCCGCGCGCGTGATGGAGCGCTGGCTTGGCGGCCGCGAGGGGCTGCTGCGGGCCTGA
- the ubiA gene encoding 4-hydroxybenzoate octaprenyltransferase has translation MMIAPATLSGRLPLYLRLMRLDKPIGILLLMWPTLWALWLAADGFPPLHVVAIFVLGTALMRSAGCVINDYADRDFDGHVERTRTRPLATGAVTIREALLLAAALSLVSFVLILPLDPLVRWLSLPALFLAVSYPYTKRFLAIPQAYLGIAFGFGIPMGFAAVQGEVPALAWLLLLANIFWAIAYDTEYAMVDRPDDLKIGIKTSAITFGRFDVAAVMLCYTVAFGLIAAVGVAAGRGPWFFGGIAVAAAIAIYHYTLIRHRDRARCFRAFLHNNWVGAALFVALVIDYVAFPAA, from the coding sequence ATGATGATTGCCCCCGCCACGCTGTCCGGCCGGTTGCCGCTGTACCTGCGGCTGATGCGTCTCGACAAGCCGATCGGCATCCTGCTGCTGATGTGGCCGACGCTGTGGGCGTTGTGGCTCGCCGCCGACGGGTTTCCGCCGCTGCACGTGGTCGCGATCTTCGTCCTCGGCACGGCGCTGATGCGCTCGGCCGGCTGCGTCATCAACGACTACGCCGACCGCGACTTCGACGGCCACGTCGAGCGCACGCGGACGCGGCCGCTGGCGACCGGCGCGGTGACGATCCGCGAGGCGCTGCTGCTCGCCGCCGCGCTGTCGCTGGTGTCCTTCGTGCTGATCCTGCCGCTCGATCCGCTGGTGCGGTGGCTGTCGCTGCCGGCGCTGTTTCTCGCCGTGAGCTACCCCTACACGAAGCGTTTCCTCGCGATCCCGCAAGCCTACCTGGGCATCGCGTTCGGTTTCGGCATCCCGATGGGGTTCGCCGCGGTGCAGGGCGAAGTGCCGGCGCTCGCGTGGCTGCTGCTGCTCGCGAACATCTTCTGGGCGATCGCGTACGACACCGAATACGCGATGGTCGACCGTCCCGATGACCTGAAGATCGGCATCAAGACTTCCGCGATCACGTTCGGCCGCTTCGACGTCGCCGCGGTGATGCTGTGCTACACGGTCGCGTTCGGTCTGATCGCCGCCGTCGGCGTCGCGGCGGGGCGCGGGCCGTGGTTCTTCGGCGGGATCGCGGTCGCAGCGGCGATCGCGATCTACCACTACACGCTGATCCGCCACCGCGACCGTGCGCGCTGCTTCAGGGCTTTCCTGCACAACAACTGGGTCGGCGCGG
- a CDS encoding chorismate--pyruvate lyase family protein, whose translation MRIRPHPETWLERPPRARVLPQLRPWLTDPGSLTARIRSRCSLFSVEVLAQRLAVPHPDEAALLGLRRGELAWLREVLLAADGVPVVFARSILPRHNVRGAWILFQGLGSRPLGAALFADPRIRRQPLACSCLDRRDARYHRASAAVAPRRLPPALWARRSLFGLRGRTLLVSEVFLPTILELPT comes from the coding sequence ATGCGCATCCGACCTCACCCCGAAACCTGGCTCGAACGCCCGCCGCGCGCCCGGGTGCTCCCGCAGCTGCGCCCCTGGCTCACCGATCCAGGTTCGCTGACCGCGCGCATCCGCAGTCGCTGCAGCCTGTTTTCGGTCGAGGTGCTCGCCCAGCGCCTCGCCGTCCCGCACCCGGACGAGGCCGCGCTGCTCGGGCTGCGCCGCGGCGAACTCGCGTGGCTGCGCGAAGTGTTGCTCGCCGCCGACGGCGTCCCGGTAGTGTTCGCGCGCAGCATCCTGCCGCGGCACAACGTGCGCGGAGCATGGATCCTGTTCCAGGGGCTCGGCTCCCGTCCGCTCGGCGCCGCGCTGTTCGCCGACCCGCGCATCCGCCGCCAGCCGTTGGCCTGCAGCTGTCTCGATCGCCGGGACGCGCGCTATCATCGCGCTTCGGCCGCCGTCGCGCCGCGCCGCCTGCCGCCCGCGCTGTGGGCGCGCCGGTCGCTGTTCGGCCTGCGCGGCCGCACGCTGCTGGTCAGCGAAGTGTTCCTGCCCACGATTCTGGAGTTGCCGACATGA